A stretch of Candidatus Thermoplasmatota archaeon DNA encodes these proteins:
- a CDS encoding segregation/condensation protein A: protein MKEEIINHILMQREDATKKESIEKYIEMAGDGNSSYIKDSFDRAIAVTFELVIDEQLDPWDIDLVSFSKMYLKRVKNSGIIDLMTAGRIILMAWKVLKLQSGHIVSMLQEKEEKESEWDEIPDWYMEDESYFYTRAVIEKGAPLQEKIRRKGERKVTLIELVNAFEEVRDEIEIKEKRRKHRKEEQKIFSERAEKEVEGNAHKEDIEEEISIILGKLSKLNGRAISIGEICNKNSKEELVMTISSLLFLAKERKIVIWQKDFPYGTIYIKNIHHEKK from the coding sequence ATGAAAGAAGAAATAATTAATCATATACTTATGCAAAGGGAAGATGCCACCAAGAAGGAGAGTATAGAGAAATACATAGAGATGGCAGGTGACGGGAACAGTTCCTATATCAAAGACTCATTTGACAGGGCAATAGCAGTCACATTTGAACTTGTAATAGACGAACAACTTGATCCCTGGGACATAGATCTTGTTTCTTTCTCAAAGATGTATCTCAAGAGAGTAAAGAATTCCGGTATAATTGATTTAATGACGGCGGGAAGAATAATTTTAATGGCATGGAAAGTACTGAAACTCCAGTCAGGCCACATTGTGAGCATGCTCCAGGAAAAGGAAGAGAAAGAGAGCGAGTGGGACGAAATACCCGACTGGTATATGGAAGACGAGAGTTACTTTTATACAAGAGCAGTGATAGAGAAGGGAGCCCCCCTCCAGGAAAAAATCAGGAGAAAGGGCGAAAGAAAAGTAACGCTTATAGAATTGGTAAATGCTTTTGAGGAAGTAAGGGACGAGATAGAAATAAAAGAAAAACGAAGAAAGCATAGGAAGGAGGAACAGAAAATATTTTCAGAACGGGCGGAAAAGGAAGTCGAAGGAAATGCACACAAGGAGGACATAGAAGAAGAAATAAGCATAATATTGGGCAAACTCAGTAAATTAAACGGCAGGGCAATTTCCATAGGCGAGATATGTAATAAAAACAGTAAAGAAGAATTAGTTATGACCATTTCATCTTTGCTCTTCCTTGCCAAGGAAAGGAAGATAGTTATATGGCAGAAAGATTTTCCCTACGGAACAATTTATATAAAGAATATCCACCATGAAAAAAAATAG
- a CDS encoding right-handed parallel beta-helix repeat-containing protein, giving the protein MNKSTIAVGASVILLLSVAGVNFSEIIGGTRGQDDSYDDAAELKGNIITVDNEGDGDYLSIKEAVTNANPGDIIEVYSGDYYECNITITNPNLTLKGIPYELGIGNDTGKPFIHGQGLNTVMIIKADDVILTGFSMENSGTSYAHGIISICSCNNCLVSDNGFSHSVMSCIGCINSSNTKIIGNNISHSIIRHGITLHDSNNNTVANNTITDMGSEGICIWSSDYNTITGNKISRCKGYGIDLPGGDHNTVVQNSFEDNHVGVFLDGYHNLIAKNNFIDNEENAFILYLLPLKFPFCNIWLRNYWDDWTGIGPYVIRGRILYVIPWIGIDPFPAFRPYDIDGNKEINGTNETGLNTNLHIQGKEACKLSMQSKIL; this is encoded by the coding sequence ATGAATAAAAGCACGATAGCGGTTGGGGCATCAGTTATTCTTCTGCTGTCAGTAGCGGGGGTTAACTTTTCAGAGATAATAGGAGGGACGAGAGGACAAGATGATTCATATGATGATGCGGCTGAATTAAAGGGCAATATTATCACAGTTGATAATGAAGGAGATGGAGATTATTTGTCAATAAAAGAAGCGGTTACCAATGCAAACCCCGGTGATATCATAGAAGTATACAGCGGGGATTACTATGAATGTAACATTACGATAACAAATCCCAATCTTACATTAAAAGGTATTCCATATGAGCTGGGAATTGGCAACGATACTGGAAAACCATTCATTCATGGCCAAGGACTAAATACTGTAATGATTATTAAAGCTGATGATGTCATCCTTACTGGTTTTAGTATGGAAAATAGCGGTACCTCATATGCACATGGTATTATCTCTATATGTAGCTGTAATAACTGTTTGGTTTCAGATAATGGTTTCAGTCATTCAGTTATGAGTTGTATCGGTTGTATAAATTCTAGCAATACCAAGATTATAGGTAATAATATAAGCCATAGCATTATTAGACACGGTATTACACTTCATGACTCTAATAACAACACTGTTGCTAACAACACCATCACTGATATGGGTTCAGAGGGTATTTGCATTTGGAGTTCTGATTATAACACCATAACTGGCAACAAAATCAGCAGATGTAAAGGATATGGTATCGATCTCCCGGGAGGTGATCACAATACTGTTGTGCAGAATTCTTTTGAGGATAATCATGTGGGAGTGTTTCTCGATGGCTATCATAACCTTATAGCGAAAAATAATTTCATAGACAATGAGGAGAATGCTTTCATCCTTTATTTACTCCCGCTTAAATTTCCTTTCTGTAATATATGGCTCAGAAATTACTGGGATGACTGGACTGGCATAGGGCCATATGTTATCCGTGGAAGGATACTTTATGTCATTCCATGGATTGGTATCGATCCATTTCCAGCATTTAGACCATATGATATTGATGGTAATAAAGAAATTAACGGAACGAATGAAACGGGACTTAATACAAATCTACACATTCAAGGAAAAGAAGCTTGTAAACTAAGCATGCAATCAAAAATTCTTTAG
- the scpB gene encoding SMC-Scp complex subunit ScpB, with the protein MKKNSNRIVEAALFSAGRPISVDEICDVIHLKKREVVGAVTSLMDEYETRGKKGETSIEVSKAGDKYAMQLRSEYAEYGKKLSGTEVPKKLLKTVSLIAYYQPVVQSEIKNMVGSKIYEHARELEEFGFIKSRKHGRTKILETTTYFYEYFGFDTTDRGKIREYLKNKIKLPAASSGTS; encoded by the coding sequence ATGAAAAAAAATAGCAATAGAATCGTAGAAGCCGCCCTGTTCTCTGCAGGGCGCCCGATATCAGTTGATGAAATATGTGATGTCATTCATCTAAAAAAGAGGGAAGTTGTAGGGGCAGTCACATCCCTTATGGATGAGTATGAGACCAGAGGAAAGAAAGGGGAAACATCCATTGAAGTTTCAAAAGCAGGAGATAAGTATGCAATGCAACTTCGCTCTGAATATGCTGAATATGGAAAAAAGCTTTCTGGGACTGAAGTCCCGAAAAAACTCCTGAAAACGGTATCACTCATTGCGTATTATCAGCCGGTAGTCCAATCTGAAATAAAAAATATGGTTGGCAGCAAGATATACGAACATGCCAGAGAGCTCGAGGAGTTTGGATTTATAAAATCCAGGAAGCACGGAAGAACGAAAATTCTCGAAACCACTACATATTTTTATGAATATTTTGGTTTTGATACAACCGACAGAGGTAAAATAAGGGAGTATCTGAAAAACAAAATAAAGCTCCCTGCTGCAAGCAGTGGAACATCTTAG
- the rpl12p gene encoding 50S ribosomal protein P1, whose amino-acid sequence MEYVYGAMLLHSAGKEISEENLKKVLEAAGIKIDDAKIKVLTSSLEDVNIEDVISKAAVAPAATVAAPQETKAEEKEEKKEEKAEKKKEEVSEEEVAEGLGALFG is encoded by the coding sequence ATGGAATATGTATATGGAGCGATGCTTCTCCACTCTGCCGGGAAGGAGATAAGCGAAGAGAATCTGAAGAAGGTTTTGGAAGCAGCAGGCATAAAAATAGATGATGCCAAGATAAAGGTGTTAACCTCATCCTTGGAGGACGTCAATATAGAAGATGTGATATCAAAGGCTGCTGTTGCCCCGGCTGCTACCGTAGCAGCACCTCAGGAGACAAAGGCTGAAGAGAAAGAAGAAAAGAAGGAAGAGAAGGCAGAAAAAAAGAAGGAAGAGGTAAGCGAAGAAGAAGTAGCAGAAGGACTGGGTGCTCTTTTCGGATAA
- a CDS encoding 50S ribosomal protein L1: MASQEIVNSVKKALDDEYNPKRKFKQSVDLVVNLKDVDMSKPENRIDEEIYLPNGRGEKAKIGVFATGEMALKAKESADMVFKPEEMEELAKDAKNAKGVAEEYDFFIAEAPLMPTVGKTLGRFFGPRGKMPRPIPPNADISAEVEKLRNTVRIRSKDKTTFHCIVGKEDMDADAISENIEAILKVVEGKFERGRMNIKSAYVKSTMGTPVRVI, translated from the coding sequence ATGGCATCTCAGGAAATAGTAAATTCGGTTAAAAAAGCACTGGATGATGAGTATAATCCTAAAAGAAAATTCAAGCAGTCTGTCGACCTAGTTGTAAATCTGAAGGATGTGGATATGAGTAAACCGGAAAACCGTATAGACGAAGAGATATACCTGCCAAATGGAAGGGGAGAAAAAGCAAAGATAGGTGTATTTGCAACCGGTGAAATGGCTTTGAAAGCTAAAGAATCAGCAGATATGGTCTTTAAACCTGAGGAGATGGAGGAACTAGCAAAAGATGCTAAAAATGCTAAAGGTGTGGCGGAAGAATATGACTTCTTTATTGCGGAGGCCCCTCTAATGCCAACAGTTGGTAAGACACTGGGCAGATTTTTTGGTCCGCGTGGGAAAATGCCGAGGCCGATTCCACCAAATGCGGACATATCGGCTGAAGTAGAAAAATTAAGAAATACCGTCAGAATACGGTCGAAGGATAAAACCACTTTCCACTGCATAGTTGGCAAGGAAGATATGGATGCCGATGCAATATCGGAAAATATCGAAGCAATTTTGAAAGTTGTGGAAGGTAAATTTGAAAGAGGAAGGATGAACATAAAGTCAGCATATGTGAAGTCTACGATGGGTACTCCTGTCAGGGTGATATGA
- a CDS encoding transglutaminase family protein has product MLKKLVEIKEKGYIIPWKMFRIVIRTVPALLKAIIKHPIVLIKANRIAKKYLKNMKEPELPYKIPEYREGMPYNKSNERYLRPTHFCESNAPEIIALANELGAFKKSDMEYAEAVFKFVKNNIKLSFGGLDGAVATLKRGSGTCLHQLSLFAALCRAGGLSARYKLYSLALVESMYDSMVGVSPVVKDWYDAFGTFMLHGTAEVLVYGKWIVADPTFTPEYEIEMGVPLAKLGDDPTGMWNYPVEGTTMILEGVPYGAGVVWNFLVNWIGKGEAMRINMSLEMARNRGRKKLERAGAEEYDSTVRYSYKAQMPKVTLEKSPQLVFEM; this is encoded by the coding sequence ATGTTAAAGAAACTGGTAGAAATAAAGGAGAAGGGATATATAATTCCCTGGAAAATGTTTAGAATTGTCATACGTACAGTTCCTGCACTGCTTAAAGCGATAATAAAACATCCAATAGTGCTTATAAAAGCAAACAGGATTGCAAAAAAGTATTTGAAAAATATGAAAGAGCCTGAACTTCCATATAAAATTCCGGAATACAGGGAGGGAATGCCATACAATAAATCAAATGAAAGGTACTTAAGGCCCACGCATTTCTGTGAATCTAATGCTCCTGAAATAATAGCCCTGGCAAATGAACTCGGAGCATTCAAGAAATCCGACATGGAATATGCTGAAGCCGTGTTTAAATTTGTAAAAAATAACATAAAGTTATCTTTTGGCGGGCTCGACGGGGCGGTTGCCACACTGAAAAGGGGGAGCGGAACATGCCTGCATCAGCTTTCGCTTTTTGCTGCATTGTGCAGAGCCGGAGGATTATCAGCAAGGTATAAGCTGTACAGTCTTGCACTTGTAGAATCAATGTATGATTCCATGGTGGGTGTGTCCCCAGTTGTAAAGGACTGGTATGACGCATTTGGAACTTTTATGCTGCACGGTACTGCAGAAGTTTTGGTTTATGGCAAGTGGATTGTAGCAGACCCGACCTTTACGCCAGAATACGAGATAGAAATGGGCGTACCGCTTGCTAAGCTGGGCGATGACCCCACGGGCATGTGGAATTATCCTGTCGAAGGAACGACGATGATACTGGAAGGGGTACCCTACGGTGCTGGGGTTGTATGGAACTTTCTTGTCAACTGGATAGGAAAAGGGGAAGCGATGAGAATAAATATGAGCCTTGAAATGGCACGAAATAGGGGACGCAAGAAACTTGAAAGAGCGGGTGCAGAAGAATACGACAGTACGGTAAGGTATTCTTACAAGGCACAGATGCCCAAAGTGACACTTGAGAAATCTCCCCAACTGGTATTTGAGATGTAA
- a CDS encoding 50S ribosomal protein L10 yields MPAEWKIKEVEGLKELIGSYPVVGIVGIRGIPASQMHEMRKNLGGNAIVRVSKNSLIQHALADEDNLSKLSEYIEGESAVLATDMNPFKIFRQLEKTKMKVPAKGGEIAPDDIVVEKGKTPFKPGPIVGEFQKAGIPAAIREGSVVVEKTVTLVKKGEIIQPHVAQMLTRMDVYPLEVGLNVRAIYEDGLMFTSETLGIDVGEISSNFHTAIHNAFALSLELKYPAKEIVPQLLHKAYCNSFTLALECGMYTPDTIKEFIKNVHRQVSILAKELKTEGE; encoded by the coding sequence ATGCCAGCAGAGTGGAAGATCAAGGAAGTTGAAGGATTGAAAGAGCTGATTGGTTCCTATCCCGTTGTAGGCATAGTCGGAATAAGAGGCATACCTGCGTCTCAGATGCATGAGATGAGAAAAAACCTCGGAGGAAATGCCATTGTGAGGGTATCAAAGAATAGCCTTATTCAACATGCTCTAGCAGACGAAGATAACTTATCTAAACTCTCCGAGTACATTGAAGGGGAGAGTGCCGTCCTGGCAACCGATATGAATCCCTTCAAGATTTTCAGACAACTGGAAAAAACAAAGATGAAAGTGCCCGCGAAGGGCGGTGAAATCGCCCCAGATGATATCGTCGTGGAAAAAGGGAAAACGCCTTTCAAGCCGGGCCCGATTGTGGGAGAATTTCAAAAGGCAGGCATACCGGCCGCCATCAGAGAAGGAAGTGTGGTTGTTGAAAAAACAGTAACGCTTGTCAAAAAAGGAGAAATTATACAGCCGCATGTAGCTCAGATGCTTACAAGGATGGATGTCTATCCCCTGGAAGTGGGACTGAACGTAAGGGCTATATACGAAGACGGTTTGATGTTCACTTCGGAAACGTTGGGCATAGATGTGGGTGAGATATCCAGTAACTTTCATACGGCAATTCATAATGCATTCGCATTGTCTCTGGAGCTGAAATATCCAGCAAAAGAAATTGTACCTCAGTTACTTCATAAGGCTTACTGTAATTCATTCACTCTGGCCCTGGAATGCGGGATGTACACCCCCGATACCATAAAAGAATTTATAAAAAATGTTCACCGGCAAGTATCAATTCTTGCAAAAGAATTAAAAACTGAAGGTGAATAA
- a CDS encoding DNRLRE domain-containing protein, producing the protein MKRGKLVKRVLCILVAVSFLLPANVVMGKGGKRPDLWVEINGDIPAILKEGEIITITARVDNVGCKDAKNFGIKFSCDTTDNTIKTKSVASLPVNTFINVSINWVALAGNHTLIVEVDFDDVIDEADETNNINEIDIYVENAGNNIENSTQSSFPVDQSNYGESTESLLGTTGIGVTKYPTDDTFARSWKPSTVYGGSTYFTVNPRTQDICRTYIKFDLSSIPSGATVSSAKLRMYYYRWWEADPAGRTNDLHEVANSWNENTLTWNNKPNYDATAFSSYVVPSSFGWIDVDVTQYVQDKVNGEPNYGILIKDRNEQSMGLNTNPCMYSKEYGSYCPRLVIGYTTGLSLGEAVDNTDLTWSTGGNANWFGQTQTYYYGGDAAQSGDISDNQNTWIKTTVGGQGTLKFYWKVSSETNYDYLRFYIDSSQQTGISGNVDWQQKTYSISSGSHELMWKYTKDGSVSSGSDCGWLDKVEWIAEGEVWQQMIGDETGLYENGFGRISNIATRGMDIYDGKLFIGTENLNKLRTVEIFSDGFEDDLCENVWSTETTWQGRVRVSTSYPHSGSYSVLLDDSVYGAGFSYARLILTVHLNHFSDVELEFWWREFGDEDHAGDGVFISDDGGSTWYKAFSFNNGPQSYTRTVIDIDAKADEAGMEITNNFKIKFQFYDNCYIPYDGYAIDDVKVTGYVDSFIGEATPEEAYMEDAEEEGPIPCSLQGSGGISGIDELLFHYRALASDGCEVWYYDANTGEFHQVIGDNPEAYKDSGFGDTMNYAAATIKEFKGKLYVGTANSPDKGCEVWRYDGSSWEQVVGNEPSATKPSGFGNKHNLGAWSIEEYDGYLYIGTMNWHTGCQIYRSYDGTTWNQVPLTEEGDGFGDKWNTYAWDMEVYQDELYVSTFNFKYGCELWKYDGSNWYQLVGNDPEYQISGAKNAGFGEVENYGIRNMKVYGGELYAGTATSIFQTQEACEIWKYDGSNWHPVIGDDTGNPETWDGFGKTWNKYAWSMNVTSDNKLWVGTVNIQRTGGIPLFETEGCEIWCYDGSGWSQKVGDESGEIGNGFNDKNNSGARSMIEYPTGSGDLWVGTFHVKPLLIPDKGCEVWKRTST; encoded by the coding sequence ATGAAGCGAGGAAAGTTAGTTAAAAGAGTTTTGTGTATTTTAGTAGCAGTATCTTTTTTGCTACCAGCAAATGTAGTAATGGGAAAAGGTGGAAAAAGGCCAGACTTATGGGTAGAAATCAATGGAGATATACCAGCAATTCTCAAGGAAGGAGAGATAATTACCATTACAGCAAGAGTTGATAATGTTGGGTGTAAAGACGCAAAGAATTTCGGTATCAAATTTAGTTGTGATACAACTGATAATACAATCAAAACTAAAAGTGTAGCCTCACTTCCAGTAAATACCTTTATAAACGTTTCAATAAACTGGGTAGCATTGGCTGGCAATCACACATTAATTGTAGAAGTAGATTTTGATGACGTCATCGATGAAGCAGATGAAACAAATAACATAAATGAAATTGACATATATGTGGAGAATGCAGGTAACAACATTGAAAACTCCACACAATCATCTTTTCCAGTTGATCAATCTAATTACGGGGAGAGTACAGAATCATTATTAGGCACCACTGGAATTGGAGTTACAAAATATCCAACAGATGATACTTTCGCAAGAAGCTGGAAGCCTAGTACAGTCTACGGCGGTAGCACTTATTTCACTGTAAATCCAAGAACTCAAGATATTTGCAGGACATATATTAAATTTGATTTATCTTCCATACCTTCTGGAGCAACGGTATCATCGGCAAAATTGAGAATGTATTATTATAGATGGTGGGAAGCAGATCCAGCTGGAAGAACAAATGATTTGCATGAAGTAGCAAACTCATGGAATGAAAATACATTAACCTGGAATAATAAACCAAATTATGATGCCACAGCATTTTCCTCTTACGTTGTACCCTCTTCATTTGGATGGATAGATGTAGATGTCACACAATACGTGCAGGATAAAGTAAATGGAGAGCCAAATTATGGAATTTTAATAAAAGACCGGAATGAGCAGTCGATGGGACTGAATACAAATCCATGTATGTATTCGAAAGAATATGGTAGTTATTGTCCACGACTTGTGATTGGGTATACCACAGGATTATCTTTAGGGGAAGCAGTTGATAATACTGATCTAACTTGGTCAACTGGCGGAAATGCAAATTGGTTTGGCCAAACGCAAACTTATTATTATGGCGGAGATGCTGCACAAAGTGGAGATATAAGTGATAACCAAAATACGTGGATTAAAACAACGGTTGGCGGACAAGGAACTTTGAAATTTTATTGGAAGGTTAGTTCCGAAACAAACTATGATTATCTAAGATTCTACATAGATAGCTCTCAGCAAACTGGAATTAGCGGTAATGTTGACTGGCAACAGAAAACATATAGCATAAGCTCTGGCTCTCACGAATTGATGTGGAAATATACAAAAGATGGGAGCGTTAGTTCTGGTAGCGATTGCGGATGGCTTGATAAGGTAGAATGGATAGCTGAAGGTGAAGTATGGCAACAAATGATAGGAGACGAGACAGGTTTATATGAAAACGGGTTTGGACGTATTTCTAATATTGCTACAAGAGGAATGGATATCTATGATGGTAAACTGTTTATTGGAACGGAGAACCTGAATAAGCTTAGAACCGTTGAGATATTCTCTGATGGTTTTGAAGATGATCTCTGCGAAAACGTTTGGTCAACAGAAACTACTTGGCAGGGAAGAGTTCGTGTCAGCACTTCATATCCTCATTCAGGCTCGTATAGTGTTCTTTTGGATGACAGTGTCTATGGCGCAGGATTTTCTTATGCCCGGTTGATTCTCACAGTGCATCTTAATCATTTTTCTGATGTGGAGCTGGAGTTTTGGTGGAGAGAATTCGGGGATGAGGATCATGCAGGAGACGGGGTTTTTATCAGTGATGATGGCGGGAGCACTTGGTATAAGGCCTTTTCTTTCAATAACGGCCCACAAAGTTATACCCGTACGGTTATTGATATTGATGCGAAAGCAGATGAAGCTGGTATGGAGATTACCAATAATTTCAAAATTAAATTCCAGTTTTACGATAACTGTTATATCCCGTACGACGGGTATGCGATAGATGATGTTAAGGTAACAGGATATGTAGATAGTTTTATTGGAGAGGCGACACCAGAGGAGGCATATATGGAGGATGCTGAGGAGGAGGGACCAATACCATGTTCATTGCAGGGTTCTGGTGGTATATCAGGGATTGACGAACTATTATTTCATTATAGAGCACTTGCAAGTGATGGCTGTGAGGTATGGTACTACGATGCAAATACTGGTGAATTCCATCAGGTAATTGGGGATAATCCTGAGGCTTATAAGGACAGTGGATTTGGTGACACTATGAATTATGCCGCGGCTACGATCAAGGAATTCAAAGGTAAATTGTACGTTGGAACAGCTAACAGTCCCGATAAAGGATGTGAGGTTTGGAGGTATGATGGATCAAGTTGGGAGCAAGTAGTAGGAAATGAACCTTCAGCTACGAAACCGAGTGGATTTGGGAATAAGCACAACCTCGGGGCGTGGAGTATAGAGGAATATGATGGATATCTCTACATCGGCACGATGAACTGGCATACTGGCTGTCAGATTTATAGATCCTATGATGGCACCACATGGAATCAGGTACCCCTTACAGAAGAAGGAGATGGTTTTGGGGATAAATGGAATACATATGCATGGGATATGGAGGTCTATCAAGATGAACTCTATGTTAGTACGTTCAATTTTAAGTATGGCTGTGAACTTTGGAAATATGACGGAAGTAACTGGTATCAGTTAGTTGGAAACGATCCAGAGTATCAAATTTCTGGAGCAAAGAATGCAGGTTTTGGAGAAGTGGAAAATTATGGGATTAGAAACATGAAGGTTTACGGTGGTGAGTTATACGCTGGTACAGCAACAAGCATTTTCCAGACACAAGAAGCATGTGAAATTTGGAAATATGACGGAAGTAATTGGCATCCAGTAATTGGGGATGATACAGGAAATCCAGAGACATGGGATGGATTTGGAAAGACATGGAACAAATACGCTTGGTCTATGAATGTTACTTCTGACAACAAACTTTGGGTTGGAACAGTGAACATTCAACGCACGGGCGGTATTCCTCTTTTTGAAACTGAGGGTTGTGAAATATGGTGTTACGATGGAAGCGGTTGGAGTCAAAAAGTGGGAGATGAGAGTGGCGAAATCGGGAATGGTTTTAATGACAAGAATAATAGTGGCGCTAGATCAATGATAGAATATCCTACTGGTAGTGGAGATCTTTGGGTTGGAACATTTCATGTTAAACCCCTTTTGATTCCTGATAAGGGTTGTGAGGTTTGGAAAAGAACATCAACCTAG